Proteins from one Salvelinus namaycush isolate Seneca chromosome 34, SaNama_1.0, whole genome shotgun sequence genomic window:
- the LOC120029075 gene encoding serine/arginine repetitive matrix protein 2-like — protein sequence MESKHTFVCFPPTIPILLSWNPVSSKAGSEGELCHGADSLGSSGSTNTLASSVMEVEAEAERPDPFLGLEEEDLPPLSAPPTLSITEEIMQFINQSRVREGMAELKSDIVWDSPLDESLEDQATEPHPYPLAQQGNDLLLASPTEETYESQDPHPNSPEEITVQLEERRTEMEDQTLPPCLSRESSEEGGCEEGESTPLPTDVLEERPQEESTSAKETGTVGERNASEVEDEQMFETSTPLSPVNLPDEREREKELCSDLPNENKPSEAPLSGPEQTVQSPLAPKKETQLTKSDRQIIEKIRSYYEAAEAEAGEGDSSPTPRRNSFSLIIPTGLVKDSVSRFAVFGHQDSLCDSESGRSDGGAEPEPESELTSPLPSVPDQGEGALSSDCSSTSAAGSQEEHSQAPGQGEPALEKCSRFEPGSELPCTELTKDWKEKEKVGAPVSTEREIIPNLSTDITKEPSFSDEAAKAITKDQQVINGHGPSPSDLDAEPKEAQKNSTVPPPTGLHDSKTAPVSQAGWGRIRDRSSLTGNLEGLPSQIKVGRWSRHCKMVSSSRTLYEGAAVADVAGIGLFEASPGDPCLVENSERILSKVQMLARMYSAKASIMKVPLHHKRVCEGRAPWTVTTRHSVPPQAQPPQQHQEEKITVKRAQSHSTGCQEMTSGSSEPQLFGHVLVSEQLSPTYRQQENSCALSGLRDIVSNLGSTSIASPTSSPLTTPPKTTQVGPEEVVTTAVEGKLMENQSEEVISAAEMRRPHPKRASPVQEGPIQGVGVEVPADGYPGTPERSVNLSRTWVEQKGHNLYSIREDPALGAAAASLADPCGNQDRSPGFGAAEELLKTIQQQAPTEPETSQVVNPDEASLNTKIMSPYVASGAERGSSPQMAPGHQSKAESTKAKSQDGTLDDRDVSPAAPKISTHISDTSPTQQRSISGLTEGSNPLVWRATQSAMTEPMQATHTSGQRVKESQVPEDSKGKEGDMVPRPWSSLQSLMPTPPPGVQSSDCLPKFTSQRPPNLHLPTTKGRRSLPMNWNGSNNATLPSQRLPPSPLRSREPVQDPLLPSIHASGLSPVRRPSSQPSLERSATMLPGIGQPMDAKPPSAFSPSLHQHSPSPIRGLPCSSPTPSALTKSLAASCISQSISQSLARNNARFQDQATPPPDSPAPLAPAPTASPLRMRSPSPKLTSGPSGPPLSPGYAHASYSRDGSQPPKCPPSPLRSTSLRSSPCASTAPALSPPPYRSQRSVSPAPPVSLHHTASSSASPRPRPAALHQPRHIGLNGNSNNNNNNNTTNGGWVANHPKPPLASANSIPHPHDPLWSGSTHTLNRVARPFSASEPSSRVQSPSPSPSPSPFSRICSPPPVQNHTGPLMNKPPNPRSTRAGGACPFNHLGLSLELPRASSACSSGITSPPPIGVPANVWGVAAPQPRKAKLAFPFSSIASPTWIDVFPPSIQRSSNTTSPPPSGFSPCSPSHSQNLRRTKGSSLPFLSLADRPPSPVRNGRGSWGESGGRRSVGAEQESGLISPRGGSCSYSSSYSGSPSCLSPGALSPVRLAPGKSTHGEQHFTSIAWPDVRELLTNYDSGDSPDQSAPTSPVWPQDEWGDPDLGEDSCRSRLICAYVPRASPAPDMGVPIQYPHRSEPKPEDTSMQAAKITLKTSYATTVNLQIAGSGRITSFSNTQVSLNQTLAPVVDSQGRRRVSINACNLTLPVPQNCKRL from the exons ATGGAAAGTAAACACACCTTTGTTTGTTTCCCCCCAACCATTCCTATCCTCCTCTCATGGAATCCAGTCTCTTCAAAG GCTGGCAGCGAGGGGGAGCTGTGTCATGGGGCAGATAGCCTGGGATCCTCAGGCAGCACCAACACCCTGGCCTCCTCTGTGATGGAGGTGGAGGCTGAGGCAGAGCGGCCGGATCCCTTTCTGGGCCTGGAAGAAGAGGACCTACCCCCCCTGAGCGCCCCGCCCACACTCTCCATCACCGAGGAGATCATGCAGTTCATTAACCAGAGCCGCGTGCGAGAGGGCATGGCCGAACTCAAGTCTGACATAGTATGG GATTCACCCCTGGATGAGTCTCTGGAGGACCAAGCAACTGAGCCACATCCATATCCACTTGCTCAGCAAGGAAATGACCTGCTGCTTGCTTCCCCTACGGAGGAGACTTACGAGTCGCAAGACCCCCATCCCAATAGTCCAGAGGAGATAACAGTGCAACTGGAGGAGCGCAGAACCGAAATGGAAGACCAAACTCTTCCACCGTGTCTGTCCAGGGAATCCTCAGAGGAGGGTGGTTGTGAAGagggagagtcaacacctttgcCAACTGATGTTTTAGAGGAGAGGCCTCAGGAGGAGAGCACATCAGCCAAAGAAACCGGGACAGTTGGGGAAAGAAATGCCTCAGAGGTGGAGGACGAGCAAATGTTCGAAACCTCGACGCCACTCTCTCCTGTAAACCTCCCAgacgaaagagagagggagaaggaactCTGCTCTGACCTCCCCAACGAGAACAAGCCCTCAGAAGCTCCTCTCTCTGGCCCAGAGCAGACTGTACAGAGCCCTCTGGCGCCCAAGAAAGAGACCCAGCTCACCAAGTCCGACAGGCAGATCATCGAGAAGATCCGCAGCTACTACGAGGCGGCTGAGGCCGAGGCAGGAGAAGGTGATAGCAGCCCGACCCCCAGGAGAAACAGCTTCTCCCTCATTATCCCCACCGGCTTGGTCAAAGACTCCGTGTCCCGATTTGCTGTCTTTGGCCACCAGGACAGCCTGTGTGACTCGGAGAGCGGGCGCTCCGATGGGGGGGCAGAACCAGAGCCTGAGTCAGAGCTGACCTCCCCTCTTCCGTCAGTGCCTGACCAGGGAGAGGGAGCCCTCAGCTCAGACTGTTCCTCCACTTCTGCTGCTGGTTCCCAGGAAGAGCACAGCCAGGCACCAGGTCAGGGTGAGCCTGCTCTGGAGAAATGTAGCAGGTTTGAGCCAGGGAGTGAGCTGCCCTGCACAGAGCTGACGAAGGATtggaaagagaaggagaaagtaGGAGCCCCTGTTAGCACAGAGAGGGAAATCATACCAAACCTGTCAACAGACATCACCAAAGAGCCCTCATTCAGCGACGAAGCAGCCAAAGCGATCACAAAAGACCAGCAGGTAATCAATGGCCACGGACCAAGTCCAAGTGATCTAGACGCAGAACCTAAAGAGGCCCAGAAAAACTCCACTGTCCCTCCACCTACAGGTCTTCATGACAGTAAGACCGCCCCAGTGTCCCAGGCTGGGTGGGGTAGAATCAGAGACAGGAGCTCCCTCACTGGGAACCTAGAGGGCCTACCCAGCCAGATCAAGGTGGGCCGCTGGTCCCGCCACTGTAAGATGGTGTCCTCCAGCCGGACCCTGTACGAGGGAGCAGCGGTCGCAGACGTGGCGGGGATAGGCCTGTTCGAGGCCAGCCCCGGTGATCCATGTCTGGTGGAGAACTCAGAGAGAATCCTCAGTAAAGTTCAAATGCTGGCTCGAATGTACAGCGCCAAGGCCAGCATCATGAAGGTGCCACTTCACCACAAGAGGGTGTGTGAGGGTCGTGCACCGTGGACCGTCACCACCAGGCACAGTGTCCCTCCTCAGGCCCAGCCGCCACAGCAGCATCAGGAGGAGAAGATTACAGTAAAAAGAGCTCAGAGCCATTCCACTG GTTGCCAGGAGATGACTTCAGGTTCCTCAGAACCCCAGCTCTTTGGCCACGTCCTTGTCAGCGAACAGCTTTCCCCCACCTACCGCCAGCAAGAGAACAGCTGCGCCCTGTCCGGACTCAGGGACATTGTTTCCAACCTGGGATCCACATCCATTGCCTCTCCCACCTCCTCCCCTCTGACCACCCCACCAAAAACCACGCAGGTTGGGCCTGAGGAGGTAGTGACTACTGCTGTGGAGGGGAAGCTTATGGAGAACCAGTCTGAGGAAGTAATCTCAGCAGCTGAGATGCGAAGGCCTCACCCCAAGAGGGCCTCCCCAGTCCAGGAAGGCCCCATCCAAGGGGTAGGGGTGGAGGTTCCAGCTGATGGTTATCCAGGGACCCCAGAGAGGTCTGTGAATCTCAGCAGGACTTGGGTTGAGCAGAAAGGACATAATCTGTACTCCATTAGGGAAGATCCTGCTCTGGGGGCAGCAGCAGCCTCTTTAGCAGACCCATGTGGGAACCAAGACAGGTCTCCAGGGTTTGGAGCTGCAGAGGAGCTGCTGAAGACCATTCAACAGCAGGCTCCAACTGAACCAGAGACAAGCCAGGTGGTGAACCCAGACGAAGCCAGTTTAAACACCAAGATAATGTCGCCTTATGTGGCCAGTGGGGCTGAGAGGGGGAGTTCACCCCAGATGGCCCCTGGTCATCAAAGCAAAGCTGAATCCACCAAAGCCAAGTCACAAGATGGCACTCTAGATGATCgggatgtttcacctgcagcACCAAAGATTTCCACTCACATCTCCGACACATCTCCCACACAACAGAGGTCCATCTCTGGGCTAACTGAGGGGTCAAACCCCTTAGTGTGGCGTGCCACTCAGTCAGCTATGACTGAACCCATGCAAGCAACACATACATCTGGTCAGAGAGTCAAGGAGAGTCAAGTCCCAGAGGATTCCAAAGGAAAAGAGGGGGACATGGTTCCCCGTCCGTGGTCATCGCTCCAAAGCCTGATGCCTACACCTCCGCCAGGGGTGCAGTCCTCTGACTGTCTGCCTAAGTTCACCAGCCAAAGACCACCCAACCTGCACCTGCCCACTACCAAGGGCAGAAGGAGCCTTCCTATGAATTGGAATGGATCAAACAACGCCACACTCCCCAGCCAAAG ACTACCACCTTCTCCACTGAGGTCCAGAGAGCCAGTCCAGGATCCATTACTCCCATCCATCCATGCATCAGGGTTGTCCCCCGTCAGAAGGCCTTCCTCCCAGCCCTCACTGGAGAGATCAGCCACCATGCTTCCAGGCATTGGCCAACCCATGGATGCCAAGCCCCCCTCTGCCTTCAGCCCCAGTCTCCACCAgcactctccctcccccatcaggggactcccctgctcctctcccacCCCTTCTGCCTTGACCAAGTCCCTGGCTGCCTCCTGCATCAGCCAGTCCATCAGCCAGAGTCTGGCCAGGAACAACGCTCGCTTCCAGGACCAGGCCACCCCTCCCCCAGACAGTCCAGCCCCTCTGGCTCCCGCTCCCACTGCATCCCCACTCAGGATGAGGTCTCCCTCCCCCAAACTCACCTCTGGCCCCAGCGGCCCCCCTCTGAGCCCTGGCTATGCCCATGCTTCTTACTCCAGAGATGGGAGCCAGCCACCTAAATGTCCCCCTTCCCCTCTCCGGTCTACTTCACTCCGCTCCAGCCCATGCGCATCCACAGCCCCAGCCCTGTCCCCCCCACCGTACCGCAGCCAGCGCTCAGTCTCCCCAGCCCCCCCAGTCAGCCTGCATCACACCGcctcttcctctgcctctccCCGGCCCAGGCCTGCTGCCCTACACCAGCCACGTCATATTGGTTTGAATGgaaacagcaacaacaataataacaataacaccACTAACGGAGGATGGGTCGCGAATCACCCGAAGCCACCGTTAGCGAGTGCCAATAGTATACCCCATCCCCATGATCCTCTTTGGAGTGGTTCTACTCACACACTCAACAGGGTGGCAAGGCCCTTCTCTGCCTCGGAGCCCAGCTCACGAGTGCAGTCCccgtccccctctccctccccatctccatTCAGCAGGATCTGCTCCCCTCCCCCAGTCCAGAATCACACAGGCCCCTTGATGAACAAGCCCCCCAACCCTAGAAGCACCCGGGCAGGAGGGGCTTGCCCCTTCAATCACCTGGGCCTCTCCCTGGAACTCCCCAGGGCCTCCTCAGCCTGCTCCTCAGGCATAACCTCCCCTCCGCCCATTGGGGTTCCTGCCAATGTCTGGGGAGTTGCCGCTCCTCAGCCGCGGAAGGCCAAATTAGCATTTCCTTTCTCCTCCATAGCCTCACCCACATGGATAGATGTTTTTCCCCCCTCCATTCAGAGAAGCTCCAACACCACCTCCCCTCCCCCATCTGGTTTCTCCCCATGCTCTCCAAGCCATTCTCAGAACCTGCGGAGGACCAAGGGAAGCAGCCTGCCCTTCCTTAGCCTGGCTGACCGACCACCCAGTCCAGTCAGGAATGGGAGGGGGTCTTGGGGAGAGAGCGGAGGGCGCAGGTCTGTGGGTGCGGAGCAGGAGTCTGGGTTGATAAGCCCCCGAGGGGGATCCTGCTCCTACAGCAGCTCCTACAGTGGCTCCCCATCCTGCCTCAGCCCCGGGGCCTTGTCCCCTGTCAGACTGGCCCCTGGGAAGAGCACCCACGGCGAGCAACACTTCACCAGCATTGCCTGGCCCGACGTACGAGAACTCCTGACCAACTATGACAGTGGGGACAGCCCTGACCAGAGTGCTCCGACCTCCCCTGTCTGGCCTCAGGATGAATGGGGTGACCCAGACCTTGGGGAGGACAGTTGCCGGAGCCGCCTGATCTGTGCCTATGTGCCTCGGGCCTCCCCAGCCCCAGACATGGGCGTGCCCATCCAGTACCCTCACAGGAGTGAGCCAAAGCCAGAGGACACCTCAATGCAGGCAGCCAAAATAACTCTAAAGACTAGCTATGCTACCACTGTGAACCTGCAGATTGCTGGCAGTGGACGTATCACTTCCTTCAGCAACACCCAGGTGAGCCTGAACCAGACCTTAGCCCCTGTGGTAGACAGCCAGGGCAGACGGAGGGTCAGCATCAATGCCTGCAACCTTACCCTTCCCGTTCCCCAGAACTGCAAGAGGCTGTGA